CTTTGAACCTTTTTGAAAGGAGAGGATATGTCCATTTCCCGTAGATTTACCTGGTTGATACCTGTCATCTTTATATTCTTACTCCCCATCTCAGCCTTTGGAGTAAGCAAGGAAGCTCAAAAACATTTTGATGAAGCTATGAGACTGAAAGCCAATGAGCTGTCCAAAGCCATAGTGGAATTGAAAGAGGCTATCAGGCTTGAGCCGAAATGGGTGGAAGCCCATTATCATCTGGGAACCTTTTACCAGCACAAGAAGCTTTTCGACGATGCTTTGAGAGAATACAAAACCGTGGGCAGACTCGACCCGAAATATCCCAAGTTACATTATGTTCTGGGATCATTGTATTATACCCAGGGGGTTATGGCCTGGACCAAAGCCGCTCAAATCGATCATTCCTATCTTTATAAAGACGATGGCAAACAGGTATTCTACAAAAAGGGCACTTCTCCGGAAAAAGCGACCGAGCCATACAAAAAAATAGTGGAAAAAGATACCTCCAATGCCCTGGCTTTCTATAATTTGCGGGGTGTTTATTATGACCTGGCTCTCCTGGAATACGAGCAGGCAGTTAAAGCCCATCCAAAAGATACTTCTGCCCAGTATGAATTAGGACTGGTTTATCTGGAAAGAGGAAGGGCTGATAAGGCCAGACAGCAGATAAAAGTCCTGGAAAAAATCTCTGAGGGCCATGCCTCTGGGTTAAAGCAGCAGATCGATATGGAAGAAGCTCAGAGAAAGATGTTGAAAGGACAATAAATAGAAATTCCATACTCAATAATTGCGCAGACTGAAATATAAGAAGCAAGGGAGGGATAAACCCCTCCCTTGCTTTTCTCTATTCCCAATTCCACATTCCTCATTTTCTGTTTTTTCTTGTCTCTCGTCTAACTTCTTTCGTCCTACTTTTACCTTGCCCTTGACTCCCTGAATCTTTGAATCCTTTTTATCATTTTTTTCATTTTTCTCTTGACAACTGCACTAATGTGCAGTATATTTAGTATGGCAATAGGCTAAAGCGGCGTAGGGGCGTCCAATTGGACGCCTTGGGCAGATGAGGGTGGAAACCCAAAAAACTGGGTTTCGCAAAACTCAACAAGCTTCACCCCTACGCAATCTTAGACTTTAGATTTTTTTTCAAGGGAGGAGAAATGAAAGAATTGACCAGAAGGCAAAAGGAGGTACTTGATTTTATC
This is a stretch of genomic DNA from Candidatus Zixiibacteriota bacterium. It encodes these proteins:
- a CDS encoding tetratricopeptide repeat protein — translated: MSISRRFTWLIPVIFIFLLPISAFGVSKEAQKHFDEAMRLKANELSKAIVELKEAIRLEPKWVEAHYHLGTFYQHKKLFDDALREYKTVGRLDPKYPKLHYVLGSLYYTQGVMAWTKAAQIDHSYLYKDDGKQVFYKKGTSPEKATEPYKKIVEKDTSNALAFYNLRGVYYDLALLEYEQAVKAHPKDTSAQYELGLVYLERGRADKARQQIKVLEKISEGHASGLKQQIDMEEAQRKMLKGQ